The segment GTTATTGGGTGTGGGGGTGAGGGTGGGCAGGTTTGGTTGGAAAGGGCAGTAGGAAAGTTGGTGGTCCACTGGACTGGAAAATGCTGCCCCCTGGCAGAGACACAGTGAGTGGCTCTATCAGCGGTGGAGCTAATGTGGCCACTGGCTCATTAGAGCTCTGATCAGAGGGACGCTGCGTAGTTCTAAGTCTTTCAGTGCAATGAGTTTCAGAACCAGAGCCACTGAACACAGTGGAGAAGAGCACAGacatccctctccctctcttctgaAGCCAAATCCATCATTTTGGGCCTGATGTTTGTGACCGTTGAGAAAGCAAAGAGGGCTGAGAGTGTAGGCCCCCCCTCTGAGTGGTAAGCACTCACAGGAGAGATGGAGCTGGACACAGAGATGCCCCAAGCCACTCCTCCTTTAGTTGTTCACTCTGGGTACACAACATCCAGAGACATgaggataaaaagaaaaaaaagaagaaaaaaaaacagagagaatgaaatagAGTGGAATATGGAGAGGATGAGTGTAGAGAAagtttgagaaagagagagagcaagagacagacaaagagacatgTTCCTccgagacacagacacagagcccTTACATACACAGAGCTTTGAGCAGTCAGAAAACACTGCACATCACTCACATGTGGAGCTTTCACCGGCAGAGGCAACACAACAGGAGCCAATGACAGGTTGATTGTCgatggaaagagacagagcaagacaaggggcaaagagagagaaagagaagggggagggAAACAGAAccaggagaaacagagaaaggcTGACAGACTCAGAACCCCCACCCTCCATCACCCCCCAAATCAAGGAGATGAGGACACACAGGGGTGTGTAGACCTCAGCTGCATGTCAACACATTCACTATATCACAGTAGTATTTAAACTGACATGATATATGCTGTGTAGCCTGTAATGGTAAATATTCATGAATGTAGTCCAACAGATTCAATACTACCAGTAAGAGAGAATATGCCTTAGGCATTTTGGAATATTGCACACATgggatttatatatatatatatatatatatatatatatatatatatatgtattagcaggaagagaggaaaagatttTGATTGATAATGAAAATCACCCTTGATCAAACAGCTATTCCATCAGATAGCCATTATAATGTTAAGTAACATTTCCTTTGCTGTGCATGCTTGTACAACGTTGCACATTTGATCCAAACAAAGTAGAAGCATCCAAAGCAGTTCATTCCCATGTTCTGCCTGAGACATGAAATGTAATCATTGCAACTTTTGGATTTAGTCAACCAGAACATTTGCATAAATGGCTCTGgcaaagaaatattaattttcaaCCCTATTTGTGgctgcttgcgtgtgtgtgtgtgtatgtgtgtgtgtgtgtgtgtgtgtgtgtgtgtgtgcatgcatatgcatttgtgtgtgcacatgtatgcgTCTAAGAGGCAAAGAATAGAAAATAATACAGTCACTCTGAGGACAAAATGTGGTggcagggagaaagggagggaaagaggtgGAGGGGGGAAATAGCCCCGCTCATCTCCTCTCATTTTCTGCCCACTACTACCCAGCAGAGTTTCTATGGCAACCCCTCAAAAAACGGTGTGCGGTGAATTGTGGATTTGAGATGCGCTGTCTGATTGCGCTGTGTGGAGGAGATGGCTGGCTCTTTCGTCAGCCTTTCTCTGTAAGAGGAAATTGGTGGAGAGCTCCAGTGAAACAGCACTCCATATGCTCTCTTTGATGTGGGGTTCTCCGAGCCATGTGTGCCAGTCTATGGTACTAccatgtgattgtgtgtgtatggatgtgcatttgtgttcaACAAAGCTTTACATTAGAATCTAGTGCCCCCTGCAGAGCTCCTCATTACTCTTGGCACTGAGTACACTACACTGCAATGAATCTGTCTGGCTGATCATGTAGACTTATGAGCATGCTTTGGGTTTCTACTGATAAACCCAGAGCCACTGATGCTGATTAAATTCTGTTCTGAATCCCAGCAGCTCTGCACATtgcacaatctaatgcagtgCTGGTATAGGTGAACTGGGATGACTCACAGGGAGTGATTGCTACAGAGTGGCTCCGgtggatgtgtgttttgatgatggaaTTTGACGAATGACTGGGAAGACACACAAGGACAACCAGCGTGAAATCATTTTTGCCTCAtgccctccctctctatctatctttctccctctctctctatttccatGGAGGCTCAACCTGTCAGTGGTCCTTGTTGTGTGGGCTCCGCTGCTGTCTGTGAAagctgtgtatgtgagtgatGTGCAGTGATTTCTCTGTGCGACAGCTATGTCTTACTAAGGACTCTGTGTCTGTAGCTTTGTCTCTGAAGAGCTGGATATGTTATTGGTATGTTGTTCAGCACagagctccctctctctctctctccgagcTGCTGTATGATGCTTGTAAGCTGTGCCAGTCCCCATTAGCATCCCATTATAACTCAGCATGATCACCCGTCACTTGGAGTGCCTTCCACAGCACtctgtattcatgtgtgtgtgtgttgtctgtgaaCGTTCATGTGCCTGTTGGTGAGCGcatggatatgtgtgtgtgtgtgtgtgtgtgtgtgtgtgtgtgtgtgtgtgtgtgtgaactgcacGGTCAAATGATCAAGGCGGCCTTATTTCAAGGGCTTATGAAATAAATGTACCAAATTCTTGAGTGGTGTACAATTCAATTTAAATGTGTCTCTGagtatttggtttgtttgacCCAGATTTCTCACCTAGCCCACTGTTGATAAATTGGATATCTGGCGGCAGCCTTGTGCAACAATTTAATTCAGTCTACATGTAGTGAACAGCACCCTCTGCTGACTAGAATTGTGCAGCTCATGAAGGCTCACGAATCTGAATCATACGGGCTGTGAACTATATAAGCCATACTGTTAACAGGTTAAAAATTTGTGTTGTATTGGCATTAGTGAACAGCTGTTGGAAATGCCAGCTGTACTTTTTGAtgtctgaaaaatgtaaatatattttcgtggaatttttcattttaaatctgaTTCATGCTCTTCATGCTGATATTGAAGATTTCTCCACTCATTCTTTCATGGAAAATATCCTTTGCAGTTATTTGGCAGCATGACTTCTTTGACCTCAGGCCAGTATTATAATCATGACTATAGGTATGTGCTTATACTGTAATAATGCCCAGATTGTTCCTTTGTCCACAGATACAGTAGCAACATGAGACGCAGAGATCCTGCAGCAGCAAAGGCAAGAAAACCAAAGCAAACAACACCTAACCCAACCTTGCTTAACCTGACATTaacacagcacacatgcacaaacacatgcacacaagcacataaacacactcctctgtgtGATCAGGTTTTACTGGTGGGCTTAACccctttccacacacacaaacacacacaaacacacagacacacacacacctcctgcagCCTGGCGCTCTGCTCCTCTGGTCCAGGTCTGATGGAATGTTGAGTGTCTCTATAGCCCCCTCCCTGGAGATTAGGCTTCGCCATGCGTGCCCCCCTCACTTCATTCCATTCCAAAGTGTGCCCCCTAAGAGCAGCCGCATTTTTATCTGAGCCTGGTGATTGTGACAGATTGGCCaaatgacacacatacacagacacacacacacatggacaggcacaaacagaggagaggctggtcAGGGTAGGGAGGGACCAAACAGCGCCAGGCTCCGGCTATAAAACCCTCCCAGGATGAGGCCAGCGTCCTGCTCTGAGCTGGACAGCACCTCCTTCCTCTGTGCCAGGACACTGTTGGACAGGCAGCGGCCAAGGCACCAACATGAACGACATCTACAAGGCAGCGGTAGGTCCACTCACAACTCATACAGCAGAAAGAAGTGCACTTGTCTGAAGATATGAAAGTAAAGGAAACTGGGGTTGGTTACCTGTTTAATGGATGCTCACCAAAAATCTGATATGAGAGTACTGCTTTTTAGAAACATAAACTTTACATTTCTTTGCagcatattattattagtcagtAACACAAACTATTTTCATTGATAAACAATGTCAAAGCTGAACTTTTGTTCCATTATATGGAATGTTCCACCAAGTGTGCCTTACTTTGTTGTTGGTCAATCTGGCATTACATGAATGGTTGGCAAATCCCTGTTGATGTGCCCAGCATAACACAATGTCTCTATCACCAGCTGATGTCAGAGGAGACTTGAGACCATATACGTCTCTAGATGTTCTCCTGCTTCACTCCTATCAGGCGTGATAGGGGCCACTCAGGAGGTCACTGGCAGGACAAGTCCCTGGTCCACGCTCTGCCGGTTCATTCATGACTACAAATGGAACAATCCCACTTCACATGGCTAATTTTGGCCAGTTGCTCAGACGCTTCtgcatttgtgtttctgtggtgcCAGAGACGGGCTTCAGGTTTAGATAACCCCACCCCCGCACCCCCCAAGGCTGAATTCCAGCATTATCTATGAGCCCCTAGAGCTGTATGgttatctgtctatctctgcctgcctgctcgACGGGCTGTCCTGCTCAGTCACATCTCAGCCGAGCGCTGCAGCTGAGagataccaaaaaacacccagGAATGCACATGTGATGATGTTTAGATGGACATTACGTTTTTCATATATCATCACCTGAGAAGTGTGTggggtgtatgtatgtgtgtgtttaatttataGTGGACGACAAACAATAACTCTTACATAAGcagctgtctccctctctcattcgtGGTAGCTTTTCCAGGATTACTGTGCCATTGTTGAGCCAGATCCACAGCTATGCTAATTTAAAGCACTGTGTATTGTGTCCTTTATCTGTGGTTCCTGATCCTCCTGTTCGTTTATTTTTAACTCCTCCACTTACTTGTCCAGGCCACAAATATGATATATAGGTTCTGTGTTTTGTCAGGGATGACCAAGTGTGAGGTACCAAAATATTACCTTTGTGGGCATAAGAATTATTAAAACAGATAGAAGTGATGAAGTCCAGAGGCAAGATTCACACTCTGTACACTGATATCCAATATTTCTTCACCCATTTCTTTTATTGAAACACTTCCTCTGCAAATATTTTGaggcatgtttttatttgaaccTACTATTGTAAAAACAACCCTCTCCACTCAGTTTATTTCAAGTCACATTTAATGACTTGTGGCTGAATCCCTCAATATATGTGCTAAtaaaacaggacaggacaacACAAATGAAGTAGTAATTTTCAATGGAATTTCTAGTACTATATTCAAATTTACTAATGACAACACGCATACATGTAACTAAAGTATTTACTtgtgaaatttttcaactcCAACAGGTTGAGCAACTGACAGATGAGCAGAAAAATGGTGCGTAAACAGTACATTTTATCTGTAACTGCTTTGATAATAGAGTGTACACTTGTAACAATATTAGGATATGCATCGCATCAATACATTACCTATTAATTGTATTTTCAACTTTGCAATGTAGTCATTATTTCAAGGAACGCAGGGGTTCATTATTATGTCTAGGCCCAAATACCTCACATTATGTCTCACATTTGGTGATATTGGGATGCTTTCCTGTGTTGCAGAGTTCAAGGCTGCCTTTGACATCTTCGTCCAAGATGCAGAAGACGGCTGCATCAGCACCAAGGAGCTGGGGAAGGTGATGAGGATGCTAGGCCAGAACCCCACcccagaggagctgcaggagatgATTGATGAGGTGGATGAAGATGGTAAGAAGTAAAGTCTCTCACTTGCTTTGAAGTACAGAAGCATAAATGATTTGTCGGTGGTGATCACAAAAATGAACCCTAAACTGATGTTACTGCAAGTTAGAGTTGGTATTGAAAGCTGAATTCAGTTTGACGTAAAGGAGGAACTCAACTGACAACATAAATTTCCCATACATGCATACCTAAATGTGCCAGACTGAGAAAAGCATGTTGATTGCTAGTGGAACTGGAGAACAAGGATGTAATGAAGTGTCTCGTGCGTGCACAGGGAGCGGGACAGTGGACTTTGACGAGTTCCTGGTCATGATGGTGAAGTGCATGAAGGACGACAGCAAGGGGAAGTCGGAGGAGGAGCTGGCAGAGCTGTTCCGCATGTTCGACAAGTGAATATCATTTCTGCACTGGTGTTCAAACCTCTGTTGCTATTTTGCACTGCACTCTGGAAACTCTGGAGCTGTATTAAGGCTTGCTTAACTCTTTACAGCAGTAGAGCAAATGCCTTTATAGCAGCTGGTTCACACTTTCTTTTAACAGACATGATAATGTGACCTATGGACTTGACAGAATATCTGTAACAATCAGATGCAGCcatttgaaaatcacctctgaCTAGCGATCAAATTCCTCTGCATAGTGTGCTTCCATTCAAGTATACTCAGCATGCGGAATTATGATGAGTGACAAAATGCTTAATAACTATGCAGAGTATGGCAAGTAGTATGCTCCATAATCCTTTACGACCAGCACCGAGCATTTCAAACTCCCACTCCATGTAAGCCAGACACCTTGGCTGAGcatcaaaaaacagaaacttgcCGTACTTGTATTTTGCAGCGGTGGTTCGGAAATACTTCACAGGTTAGGTTCACTCATatgacacatgcaaacacacacacacacaccaccacctcccTCACTTCTTACTGTAGTTCCAGTTTCACACCTTCTTCTCTCATTTGTACAGGAATGCAGATGGCTACATTGACCTGGATGAGCTCAAAGTGATGCTGGAATCTACAGGAGAAGCAATTACTGAGGATGACATCGAGGAGCTGATGAAGGATGGGGACAAGAACAATGATGGCAAAATTGACTACGATGGTGAGGATTTTACAGTGTtgtaaaaatggaaatattgTGAAAAGCACATGGTTATGGAGAGCACACTGCTGTCccacacattttctttcatctgTCATTCATGTGAAGATCAAATGTTGAACTGGATTCTGCAAAAATACACAGAacttactttttttctcttttctgatATGGAAATCTTGCATTTCCATATCAGTTTGTTTTGGGCTTAGTGACTATTAACTAACATTTTCCCTGGCTTTGCAGAGTTCTTGGAGTTCATGAAAGGAGTGGAGTAATCCTGAACAAGAAAAGACCGACGTTCCTGATCCCTtagtgttatttttgtattttgatttaaCTCCATGGTCATCTGTGGAGAACTGGAAGCTGATGTAGGATGCCACTGACAGAGCCTTCAAACGACTTTGCAAGATCTTGCTGAACATGTCCGTATTTTTCTACCATCTCTTGCATTGTTGTAAATACAGTTTGTAACTAATTTTGGTGTCCATGTATACTGGAATTTCTGTAAATGTAATCAAATTACTTATATTTTCTATAAACTATATCGGTTTGGCTACTTGAAATAtcagttttgtgtgtatttcaaattaaaCCTCATGTTTGAAGTGCCACAGCCAGTTTACAAATCTTCTTACTGAGAGGCTGATATTGTTTATCTGGGCAGAAAATATATTTGTGCACGTAGCAGAAAATATCCATGAGTCAACATAGTTTTATATGAAGCTCTGGTAGACTAATCATACATTTAGAGGCAATGTACTGAAtccagtgtgtatatgtgcacgttgtatgtgtgtctgtatgtttcAGATACCCTCAGGACTATTCCCTTATTATCCCCCTGGACAGCCTGCAGAACATCAAAAAGTCTGCATCGAATGTGTGCTCGTGTAATAAACAAGATATATTTGTCAGAGCAGTCATTTGTTTGTCATTCTGTTTTGGCTGTGCgatttgaattatttttgtaaatattcaACTGAACAATAGAGCTGTCATTCTTGGCAAAATGAGAGTTATTCTGACACTTGTAATCCCCTGTGCCTCTTCT is part of the Myripristis murdjan chromosome 7, fMyrMur1.1, whole genome shotgun sequence genome and harbors:
- the tnnc1a gene encoding troponin C type 1a (slow) is translated as MNDIYKAAVEQLTDEQKNEFKAAFDIFVQDAEDGCISTKELGKVMRMLGQNPTPEELQEMIDEVDEDGSGTVDFDEFLVMMVKCMKDDSKGKSEEELAELFRMFDKNADGYIDLDELKVMLESTGEAITEDDIEELMKDGDKNNDGKIDYDEFLEFMKGVE